The Candidatus Acidiferrales bacterium genome window below encodes:
- a CDS encoding polysaccharide pyruvyl transferase family protein yields MMDFLLEAWVAGSIEWAKFTWMLGRGKRWQPGEKLRLLFACYCGARNTGSDLRVEEILRQVRRVLGDENVDLAVMTQDFDLTRGYFQGTRQVRLPDVFPPFLNRETPQYDGVVACEGSMFKSKFANALTTMMIGSLALASARNRLSVGYGGEAGHMDPLVEKMCKHYCRDSIVITRSEESQALLGKLGIPTELGTDTAWTFEPRPAEYGQKVLREAGWDGTTPVLVLCPINPFWWPVKASVAKAAARMLTGAYKESHYRSIYFHRSGRSVESAYSRYIHAFARGVDRFRREHKVFTVCVGMEMLDRNACERVAAQLGGAPIFCSDQYDMYEIVSILRACHLMVSSRYHAIVTSMPAGVPSLGVTMDERIRNLMRQRGHSHLTLSVDDAELEDKLSGALENLWRERENVGEGIGRTVAQNLRLMSRMGMYFEGFVAQQYPEFPLRKGALNWEEYLPPLSANLQRLLEKYGA; encoded by the coding sequence ATGATGGATTTTCTGCTGGAGGCCTGGGTCGCCGGGTCGATCGAGTGGGCGAAATTCACGTGGATGCTCGGACGAGGAAAAAGATGGCAGCCAGGCGAAAAATTGCGGCTGCTTTTTGCGTGCTACTGCGGGGCGAGGAATACGGGATCGGATCTGCGCGTCGAGGAAATTCTGCGGCAGGTGCGGCGCGTTCTCGGCGATGAAAATGTGGATTTGGCAGTGATGACGCAGGATTTCGATCTGACGCGCGGCTATTTTCAGGGCACGCGGCAGGTGCGATTGCCGGACGTCTTCCCGCCATTTCTGAACCGCGAAACGCCGCAATACGACGGCGTGGTGGCATGCGAAGGGTCGATGTTCAAGAGCAAGTTCGCGAACGCGCTGACGACGATGATGATCGGCTCGCTGGCGCTGGCTTCGGCACGCAACCGGCTTTCCGTGGGATACGGCGGGGAAGCGGGCCACATGGATCCGCTCGTCGAGAAAATGTGCAAACACTATTGCCGCGACTCGATCGTGATCACGCGAAGCGAGGAATCGCAGGCGCTTCTTGGCAAACTGGGAATCCCCACGGAACTTGGCACAGACACGGCGTGGACATTCGAGCCGCGCCCTGCGGAATACGGGCAAAAAGTCTTGCGCGAGGCCGGCTGGGACGGGACGACGCCGGTGCTCGTGCTTTGCCCTATCAATCCTTTCTGGTGGCCGGTGAAGGCGTCCGTGGCAAAGGCGGCGGCGCGAATGCTGACGGGCGCTTATAAGGAGAGCCACTACCGCTCGATTTATTTTCACCGCTCGGGACGCAGCGTCGAAAGCGCATATAGCCGTTATATCCATGCGTTTGCCCGCGGCGTCGATCGCTTTCGGAGGGAGCACAAAGTTTTTACTGTGTGCGTCGGGATGGAAATGCTGGATCGCAATGCCTGTGAGCGCGTGGCCGCGCAACTGGGCGGTGCGCCGATTTTTTGCTCGGACCAATACGACATGTACGAGATCGTGAGCATTTTGCGCGCCTGCCATCTGATGGTGTCTTCGCGCTACCACGCGATTGTCACGTCGATGCCCGCGGGCGTGCCTTCGCTGGGCGTTACGATGGATGAACGAATTCGCAATTTGATGCGGCAGCGCGGGCATTCACACTTGACGCTTAGCGTGGACGACGCCGAACTGGAAGATAAATTGTCCGGCGCGCTCGAAAACTTGTGGCGAGAGAGAGAAAATGTGGGAGAAGGAATTGGGCGCACGGTTGCGCAGAATTTGCGGCTGATGTCGAGGATGGGAATGTATTTCGAGGGGTTTGTCGCGCAGCAATATCCGGAATTTCCGCTGCGCAAGGGGGCGCTAAACTGGGAAGAGTATTTGCCGCCGCTTAGCGCAAACTTGCAGAGGCTGCTGGAAAAGTACGGCGCATGA
- a CDS encoding S9 family peptidase produces the protein MNTSGPENKRTPQTKEQRFTKRAAYVTILFATGMIFAAQAPVAQAQKRRIQISDMAKIVHPADPQISPDDKSIAVVVAHSNMKEDRTDSEIMLIDIATGSQRSLTYGRKGASSPRWSPNGDRLAFLAMVGSDKDAQPQIFVLRMDGGDAQQITNAPDGVEQFAWRPDGTAFAFVTPDPADKKAIETHHDAFQVGDTDYLETAAAESSHVWLISAAGGEAKRLTSGTWSLPIVFPPNPPSSPLSWSPDGKSIVITRQETPEPGDGDETTLQILDVAAGQMRKLTSHDKFESTGVYSPDGSKIAYWYAREGDPNNENEIYVTSSDSGDGNDATRGIDRNVQRAIWMPDGKSLLVGGHDGTTTSLWLQPLRGPARKLDLGDIEPSWSFWIDAMVGPKGDIAFTGNTPGRPTELYYMTSPGTAPKRLTNYNAETAALDLGKAQSIEWQADGFPEDGVLTYPPDFEQSKKYPLVLLIHGGPQASSTLSFSLLAQVIAAEGYFVFSPNYRGSDNLGNAYQRAIYRDAGAGPGRDVMAGLAEIEKIGFIDTDKIAVTGWSYGGYMTSWMISHYHIWKAAVSGAAVNDLTMEATVSDGNRTDYYSMGGSPWAGDNWKIYRDESPITYAAQIKTPTLILCDVGDFRVPIVQSYEMYHALKDNGVTTQFWAYPVGGHFPGDPVRAADVMTRWVGWVNQYLK, from the coding sequence ATGAACACGAGCGGACCTGAGAACAAACGAACACCACAAACGAAGGAGCAGCGATTTACGAAGCGTGCCGCATACGTGACGATTCTATTTGCCACGGGAATGATTTTCGCTGCACAGGCGCCGGTCGCGCAGGCGCAAAAACGCCGTATTCAAATTTCCGACATGGCAAAAATCGTGCACCCCGCCGATCCGCAAATTTCGCCGGACGACAAATCGATCGCCGTGGTCGTGGCGCACTCGAACATGAAGGAAGACCGTACGGACAGCGAAATCATGCTGATCGATATCGCGACAGGTTCGCAGCGCTCGCTGACCTATGGACGCAAAGGCGCGAGTTCGCCGCGATGGTCGCCGAATGGAGATCGCCTCGCGTTTCTGGCCATGGTCGGCAGTGACAAAGACGCCCAGCCGCAAATTTTCGTTCTGCGCATGGATGGCGGCGACGCCCAACAGATCACGAACGCTCCCGATGGAGTCGAACAATTTGCGTGGCGGCCGGATGGGACTGCATTTGCGTTTGTGACACCGGACCCTGCCGATAAGAAAGCCATTGAGACGCATCACGACGCGTTTCAAGTGGGCGATACGGATTACCTGGAAACGGCGGCAGCAGAATCTTCGCATGTTTGGTTGATTTCGGCTGCGGGCGGCGAAGCCAAGCGGCTGACTTCCGGCACATGGAGCCTGCCGATTGTCTTTCCGCCGAACCCGCCATCGTCGCCGCTTTCGTGGTCGCCGGATGGGAAATCCATTGTCATTACGCGACAGGAGACGCCCGAACCAGGCGACGGCGATGAAACAACACTGCAGATTCTCGACGTGGCGGCAGGGCAAATGCGCAAGCTGACGTCGCACGACAAGTTTGAAAGCACCGGCGTGTATTCGCCGGATGGGTCAAAGATCGCGTATTGGTATGCGCGGGAAGGGGATCCGAACAACGAAAATGAAATTTATGTCACCTCCAGCGACAGCGGAGATGGCAACGATGCGACGCGAGGAATTGACCGCAATGTGCAGCGCGCGATTTGGATGCCAGATGGAAAATCGCTGTTGGTTGGCGGACACGACGGCACAACGACATCGTTGTGGTTGCAACCGCTAAGAGGGCCAGCGCGAAAGCTCGACCTCGGTGACATCGAGCCCTCGTGGAGCTTCTGGATTGACGCTATGGTTGGTCCGAAAGGCGATATTGCGTTTACCGGAAATACACCGGGACGACCGACGGAGCTCTATTACATGACTTCGCCAGGGACCGCGCCGAAACGGTTGACGAACTACAACGCGGAGACGGCAGCGCTCGATTTGGGAAAAGCACAAAGCATCGAATGGCAGGCCGATGGCTTTCCTGAGGACGGCGTGCTCACGTATCCTCCGGATTTCGAGCAGAGCAAAAAATATCCGCTCGTGCTGCTGATTCACGGCGGCCCTCAGGCGAGCTCGACGCTTTCGTTCAGCCTGCTGGCACAGGTGATCGCAGCGGAGGGATATTTCGTGTTCTCACCAAACTACCGAGGCAGCGATAATCTGGGGAACGCATATCAGCGCGCCATTTACCGCGACGCTGGAGCGGGACCCGGACGCGATGTGATGGCCGGGCTGGCCGAAATCGAAAAAATTGGTTTTATTGACACGGACAAAATCGCGGTGACGGGATGGTCGTACGGCGGGTATATGACTTCGTGGATGATCAGCCACTATCACATCTGGAAGGCGGCCGTTTCCGGCGCGGCGGTCAATGATTTGACGATGGAGGCGACGGTCTCCGACGGGAACCGGACGGATTATTATTCGATGGGCGGGTCGCCGTGGGCGGGCGACAACTGGAAAATTTACCGCGACGAATCGCCGATCACTTATGCGGCACAAATCAAAACGCCGACGCTGATTCTGTGCGACGTGGGCGATTTTCGCGTGCCCATCGTGCAATCGTACGAGATGTATCACGCGCTGAAAGACAATGGAGTGACGACGCAGTTTTGGGCGTATCCGGTCGGCGGGCATTTTCCGGGGGATCCGGTGCGTGCGGCGGATGTAATGACGCGCTGGGTAGGCTGGGTGAATCAATATTTGAAATAG
- a CDS encoding AMP-binding protein: MKFLADIFQRLERADDAIVLQEIHGQEITKASGKELLELTAKAGRFLDAASPRIHAGDRCALLGPNSIRWAAADLALMSRGIIVVPLYARQEPAELAAMVRDSGATAILCDGAQLRDAVLRSFPDAPAIFLFDEVFAHKPAESIHTDKATAGGPVPLTIIYTSGTSGEAKGVVLNDCNVDHMLACTTERLNQLMGPRNEPEQVFHWTPFNFAASWISLLSSLSRNSVVSLSTDITKLADEIRIAAPNYFLNVPTLLERVRTKIEENIRGRGGWIANVFFKAKSAYLCRGTKEAKFSDIFWLKIAGALIFPTIRKGMGPNLKALICGSAPLSVETQNFFMMLGIQVLQAYGLTETTAICTMDDPARVEPGYVGHAIPGLEMKIDDNQEILVRGPNVFSGYWKRPEDTAKVLRDGWFHTGDQGKMNERGNWKITGRIKNLIILNSGHNVAPEPLEEDLTSLLPRAQQVVLVGNERSYLAAVITTEPNSGLNEAAVSAALEKMNARLPHYRQIRAFHLERKPFTIESGLLTANGKLRRDAVAAHLKSQIEELYRKRHA, from the coding sequence ATGAAATTTCTTGCCGATATTTTTCAAAGGCTGGAGCGCGCCGACGACGCAATTGTTCTTCAGGAAATCCATGGACAAGAAATCACGAAGGCATCCGGCAAGGAATTGCTGGAGCTGACCGCGAAGGCCGGTAGATTTTTGGACGCGGCGAGTCCGCGGATTCATGCCGGCGACCGCTGCGCACTGCTCGGGCCGAATAGCATTCGCTGGGCCGCGGCGGATTTAGCGCTGATGTCCAGGGGGATTATTGTCGTGCCGCTTTACGCGCGCCAGGAACCGGCGGAATTAGCTGCTATGGTTCGCGACAGCGGAGCCACGGCGATCCTGTGCGACGGAGCGCAATTGCGCGATGCGGTGTTGCGTTCGTTTCCCGATGCACCGGCGATTTTTCTCTTCGACGAAGTGTTTGCGCATAAACCGGCAGAATCGATCCACACTGACAAAGCAACTGCCGGTGGACCTGTTCCGCTCACGATTATTTATACGTCGGGAACCTCCGGCGAGGCGAAGGGCGTGGTGCTCAACGACTGCAACGTCGATCACATGCTGGCGTGCACGACGGAGCGGCTGAATCAGTTGATGGGGCCGCGGAACGAGCCAGAACAGGTGTTTCATTGGACGCCTTTCAACTTTGCAGCGTCGTGGATTTCGTTGCTGAGCTCGCTTTCGCGAAATAGCGTTGTGTCGCTTTCGACTGACATCACAAAGCTCGCAGATGAAATACGCATCGCCGCGCCGAATTATTTTCTGAATGTGCCGACGCTGCTCGAACGCGTCCGAACAAAGATCGAAGAAAACATCCGCGGACGAGGTGGATGGATTGCGAATGTATTTTTCAAGGCGAAGAGCGCGTACCTGTGCCGCGGAACGAAGGAAGCGAAGTTCTCAGACATCTTCTGGCTAAAGATCGCCGGGGCGTTGATTTTTCCGACGATCCGCAAAGGAATGGGGCCGAATTTGAAGGCGCTGATCTGTGGCTCGGCGCCGCTTTCCGTGGAAACACAGAACTTTTTCATGATGCTAGGGATTCAGGTATTGCAGGCCTATGGGCTGACGGAAACGACGGCGATATGCACGATGGACGATCCGGCGCGCGTCGAGCCGGGGTATGTGGGCCATGCAATTCCGGGGCTGGAGATGAAAATCGACGACAATCAGGAAATCCTCGTGCGCGGACCGAACGTTTTTTCGGGCTACTGGAAGCGCCCGGAGGATACGGCGAAAGTGTTGCGCGACGGCTGGTTCCACACCGGCGACCAGGGAAAAATGAACGAACGCGGCAACTGGAAAATCACCGGACGGATCAAGAATCTAATTATTTTGAATTCAGGGCACAACGTCGCGCCCGAGCCTCTGGAGGAAGATCTCACGAGTCTGCTGCCGCGCGCGCAACAGGTGGTGCTTGTTGGCAACGAGCGCAGTTATCTGGCCGCAGTCATTACGACGGAACCAAACTCCGGACTGAACGAGGCGGCGGTCTCGGCGGCGCTTGAGAAGATGAATGCTCGATTGCCGCACTATCGTCAAATCCGCGCGTTCCACCTGGAGCGAAAGCCCTTCACGATCGAGAGCGGATTATTGACGGCCAATGGTAAACTCAGGCGCGACGCAGTTGCGGCGCACCTAAAGTCACAGATCGAAGAGCTTTATCGAAAGCGGCATGCATGA
- a CDS encoding diacylglycerol kinase family protein: MTKRFFALVNPAAGGGKCGKLAPAALAKLRASGIEIDVAETHAPGHATELVREAQKLGHRNFLSVGGDGTSYEIVNGIFPLSPGDSGERRALAFLPLGTGNSFLRDFLDHRGVESVESVARAILSGQRRTCDVIRLKHATGEVHYINLLTLGFAADAAEFANRHLKAFGYTGYALSILACLARLNRRAFALRTDGATEFDRRRCLFLAFSNTKFTGGNMMITPNADSSDGLIEYVRWGPIGRIALLRNLHTLFDGTHIHHPLASRAAVREVEFALDEPVSVTIDGESLRLKCERLSILPGALDVVI; encoded by the coding sequence GTGACGAAACGTTTTTTTGCACTGGTGAATCCGGCGGCAGGCGGAGGCAAGTGCGGCAAACTCGCGCCAGCGGCGCTCGCGAAGTTGCGCGCTTCGGGCATTGAAATTGATGTTGCGGAAACGCACGCGCCGGGTCATGCCACGGAGCTTGTCCGCGAGGCGCAGAAGCTGGGACATCGAAATTTTCTTTCCGTCGGCGGGGACGGCACGTCCTACGAAATCGTGAACGGAATTTTCCCTTTGTCTCCGGGAGATTCCGGCGAACGGCGGGCGCTGGCGTTCCTGCCGCTGGGCACGGGCAACTCGTTTTTGCGGGATTTTCTGGATCATCGCGGCGTGGAGAGTGTGGAAAGCGTCGCGCGTGCGATTTTGAGCGGACAGCGCCGCACTTGCGACGTGATTCGGCTAAAGCACGCGACGGGGGAAGTTCACTACATCAATTTATTGACGCTCGGATTTGCCGCGGACGCGGCGGAATTCGCAAACCGGCACCTTAAGGCCTTTGGTTACACCGGCTATGCGCTCAGTATCCTGGCGTGCCTTGCGCGCCTGAATCGCCGCGCGTTTGCTCTGCGCACAGATGGCGCGACGGAATTCGACCGCCGGCGCTGCCTCTTTCTTGCATTCAGCAACACGAAATTCACGGGCGGAAACATGATGATCACGCCCAACGCGGACTCTTCCGACGGGCTGATCGAATACGTCCGCTGGGGGCCGATTGGACGGATCGCCTTGCTGCGCAATCTGCACACGCTATTCGATGGGACGCACATTCATCATCCGCTGGCGTCGCGCGCCGCAGTGCGGGAGGTGGAATTCGCGCTCGACGAGCCCGTAAGTGTAACAATCGACGGAGAGAGCCTGCGCCTGAAATGCGAGCGGCTGAGTATTCTGCCGGGTGCACTGGACGTTGTCATATGA
- a CDS encoding enoyl-CoA hydratase/isomerase family protein, with protein MSGFRGETLSWEISGGIIELKLHREPCNEIGLKTLEELEEFSVALEATKKSAGALIIYSAMTAGFSAGADLRELYRRSQPLPAAQRVTAVRDFLQRIHHVLNALDDAPLTTIAAVHGVTFGGGLELALACDMIIADKTARFAFPELRLGLIPGFGGIPRLKRDLGNEIVRDLVLTGRSFNATKAQAIGLVSQVAGENEALRAARATAAQVCKFDRDTAIVAKRFIKKVPYEELRTEIEIFCELFGRPAVEEGLRKFAESTDAMPYLP; from the coding sequence ATGAGCGGATTCCGGGGCGAAACGTTATCCTGGGAAATCAGCGGCGGAATCATCGAGCTGAAACTGCATCGCGAGCCGTGCAATGAAATCGGCTTGAAGACGCTCGAAGAGCTCGAAGAATTTTCCGTTGCGCTTGAGGCGACAAAGAAGAGCGCCGGCGCGCTGATCATCTATAGCGCGATGACGGCGGGATTCAGCGCCGGCGCGGACCTCCGTGAACTTTACCGCCGTTCTCAGCCGCTTCCGGCGGCTCAGCGTGTCACAGCGGTCCGTGATTTTCTGCAAAGGATTCATCACGTCTTGAATGCGCTCGATGATGCACCTTTGACGACGATTGCCGCCGTTCACGGAGTCACATTCGGCGGCGGACTAGAATTGGCGCTGGCGTGCGACATGATTATCGCCGACAAAACGGCGCGATTTGCTTTCCCGGAGCTGCGCCTGGGATTGATCCCAGGATTTGGCGGGATCCCCCGTCTGAAGCGCGATCTTGGCAACGAGATCGTTCGCGATCTGGTGCTTACCGGCCGCAGCTTCAACGCCACGAAAGCGCAGGCCATAGGACTGGTTAGCCAAGTTGCGGGGGAAAACGAAGCGCTGCGTGCGGCACGCGCGACCGCGGCGCAGGTTTGCAAATTTGATCGCGACACGGCGATTGTGGCCAAGCGATTCATCAAAAAAGTGCCCTATGAGGAGTTGCGCACGGAAATCGAGATTTTCTGCGAGCTTTTTGGCAGGCCTGCGGTCGAGGAGGGCTTGCGGAAATTCGCGGAGAGCACGGACGCAATGCCGTATCTGCCCTAG
- a CDS encoding acyl carrier protein, whose translation MRSLQEVTDEVLQLAAAHFKVPREQLAPDDDFFKKLNINSLQALDLLTHIENHFHIELPDYELQGISDFRTLAARIQARL comes from the coding sequence ATGCGATCGCTTCAAGAAGTGACGGACGAAGTCCTGCAACTGGCGGCTGCGCATTTCAAAGTGCCGCGCGAACAGCTTGCGCCGGACGATGATTTTTTCAAAAAGCTGAATATCAACAGTCTGCAGGCGCTCGACTTGCTGACACACATCGAGAATCACTTCCACATTGAATTGCCGGACTACGAATTGCAGGGCATCAGCGACTTCCGCACGCTCGCCGCGCGCATCCAAGCGCGCCTCTGA
- a CDS encoding AMP-binding protein, with product MLDLHEYSSLGAALRAALERWPNEICLIEADRERENCRLTYQQFKEAALPLARAMQDSGFAAGGRVSIIMTNQSKWLISAYAIFYCGGVLVPLDYKLTAREHLQLLAHSQSDVLVTEYYLWRAITQAEGFTDLKLKTVLVTEAPAKADLRGANRWEEFHGNGDPVFVERKRTDWASIVYSSGTGGQPKGCVMTHENYLEQCASLASLFPFWPGVRYLSILPTNHAIDFMIGFIGPFVCGAAVVHLRTLRPEFIREAFTRYRITYITVVPMVLKNLERAMRQKFEELPKSRRIMLGWLIAVNRALTRRRPHVHLSRLLLGDIHKAFGGELRAIFVGGAFTEPATLQFFYDLGIPVGNGYGLTEAGTVITLNDFKPFRADTVGKPLPGTEVRIVSPGPDGIGEVAAHGKTIMSHYLDDREMTAATIVDGWLMTGDLGRMDAMGHLQLFGRKKNMIVTEGGKNIYPEDIENAFEGLPLKEFCIFAANYVWPQRTMLGEQLVLVLRLDDASQFTDELRTQIIERNRRLPDFKRVGGSLVWTRDFPRTASLKIKREALADEIRNVTDSSAMISV from the coding sequence ATGCTCGACCTCCATGAATATTCCTCGCTGGGCGCGGCTTTGCGCGCCGCGCTCGAACGCTGGCCGAATGAAATTTGCCTGATCGAAGCGGACCGCGAACGCGAAAATTGCCGACTAACGTACCAGCAGTTCAAAGAAGCAGCCTTGCCGCTCGCGCGCGCGATGCAGGATTCCGGATTTGCCGCGGGCGGGCGCGTGTCGATCATTATGACGAATCAGTCGAAGTGGCTGATTTCCGCATACGCGATTTTTTATTGCGGCGGCGTGCTCGTGCCGCTCGATTACAAGCTCACGGCGCGGGAGCACTTGCAACTTTTGGCGCACTCCCAATCCGACGTGCTCGTCACGGAATATTACCTTTGGCGCGCGATTACGCAGGCCGAAGGCTTCACGGATCTGAAGCTGAAGACCGTCCTAGTAACGGAAGCTCCGGCGAAAGCGGATTTGCGAGGTGCAAACCGCTGGGAAGAGTTTCACGGCAATGGCGATCCCGTTTTTGTGGAACGGAAGCGCACGGACTGGGCATCAATCGTTTATTCGTCTGGGACCGGCGGGCAGCCAAAGGGCTGCGTGATGACGCATGAGAATTACCTCGAACAATGCGCGTCGCTCGCTTCGCTTTTTCCTTTTTGGCCTGGCGTGCGCTATTTGAGCATCCTGCCGACGAATCATGCGATCGATTTCATGATCGGGTTCATCGGACCGTTCGTCTGCGGTGCAGCAGTGGTGCACTTGCGGACGCTAAGACCGGAATTCATCCGCGAGGCATTCACGCGCTATCGCATCACGTACATCACCGTAGTGCCGATGGTGCTGAAAAATCTCGAGCGCGCCATGCGCCAGAAGTTCGAGGAACTCCCTAAATCGCGACGCATCATGCTGGGCTGGCTAATCGCCGTGAATCGCGCGCTCACTCGCCGACGGCCGCATGTGCACCTGAGCAGATTGCTGCTGGGCGATATTCACAAGGCATTTGGAGGCGAACTGCGTGCGATTTTTGTCGGAGGCGCGTTCACGGAACCGGCGACGCTGCAATTTTTTTACGACCTGGGAATCCCCGTGGGGAATGGATATGGATTGACAGAGGCGGGAACGGTGATCACGCTGAACGACTTCAAACCCTTTCGCGCCGATACCGTCGGGAAGCCGCTGCCGGGCACGGAAGTTCGCATTGTGAGTCCAGGCCCAGACGGAATTGGAGAAGTCGCCGCGCATGGCAAGACGATCATGTCGCACTACCTCGACGATCGGGAGATGACCGCGGCGACGATTGTGGACGGCTGGCTGATGACAGGCGACCTTGGGAGAATGGACGCGATGGGGCATTTGCAGCTTTTCGGGCGCAAGAAAAATATGATCGTCACCGAAGGCGGCAAGAATATATACCCGGAAGATATCGAAAACGCGTTCGAAGGCCTCCCATTGAAGGAATTTTGCATTTTTGCTGCAAATTACGTGTGGCCGCAACGAACAATGCTTGGTGAGCAATTAGTCTTGGTGCTGCGGCTCGATGACGCCTCACAATTCACGGACGAATTGCGCACGCAAATCATTGAACGCAACCGGCGATTGCCCGATTTCAAGCGTGTTGGCGGAAGCCTCGTCTGGACGCGCGATTTCCCGCGCACGGCATCGCTGAAAATCAAGCGCGAGGCACTGGCCGACGAGATTCGAAATGTGACCGATAGCTCGGCTATGATTTCGGTGTGA
- a CDS encoding lysophospholipid acyltransferase family protein, with product MRSAYLKVRSAVLWAASGVHFFVVCTLLVALGMIADPRKNDRPQRIFFRNILRLAGVRFEVQRAPGFDAQRTSLFVCNHVNIFDPFVIYSAIPQFVRGFELASHFKVPAYGWMMGRFGNVPVPDENDRSRASLELMTRKARNSLDSGISLIAFAEGSRTRTGHVGAFQKGVFRLAVSFGVPIVPMSIVGSYEFHRTGNWMLNPGKITVILHDTIETKGMNKTDAEGLRDRVHAIVSAPVEEHIARLAKDSL from the coding sequence ATGAGATCCGCATACCTCAAAGTGCGCTCGGCGGTGTTATGGGCCGCCAGCGGGGTGCATTTTTTCGTGGTTTGCACGCTGCTCGTCGCGCTGGGAATGATCGCCGATCCGCGCAAGAACGACCGCCCGCAGCGAATTTTCTTCCGCAACATTTTGCGGCTGGCGGGAGTGAGATTTGAAGTCCAGCGAGCGCCGGGATTCGACGCGCAGCGCACGAGTCTTTTCGTCTGCAATCATGTGAATATTTTCGATCCGTTTGTGATTTATTCTGCGATTCCGCAATTCGTGCGCGGGTTCGAGCTGGCCTCGCATTTCAAGGTGCCCGCGTACGGATGGATGATGGGCCGGTTCGGAAATGTCCCCGTACCGGATGAAAACGACCGCAGCCGCGCGTCGCTCGAATTGATGACGCGGAAGGCGAGAAATTCGTTGGATTCCGGAATCAGCCTGATTGCGTTTGCAGAAGGCTCGCGGACGCGTACGGGGCACGTTGGAGCATTCCAGAAGGGTGTCTTTCGGCTGGCGGTCAGCTTTGGCGTGCCGATTGTGCCGATGAGCATCGTAGGATCTTACGAATTTCATCGCACCGGCAATTGGATGCTGAATCCGGGGAAAATCACGGTCATCCTGCACGATACGATCGAGACAAAGGGGATGAACAAGACGGACGCGGAGGGATTGCGAGACCGCGTACATGCCATCGTCTCCGCACCTGTGGAAGAACATATTGCAAGGCTTGCGAAGGACTCGCTGTAG